One genomic region from Nymphalis io chromosome 18, ilAglIoxx1.1, whole genome shotgun sequence encodes:
- the LOC126775713 gene encoding uncharacterized protein LOC126775713, whose protein sequence is MDEGESKTCENCKREIPAVNFTTHTVFCARNIRVCPVCKEPVPQAELHDHHEKFHKLLPCKECGESVCGTDLEDHIRDSCAHTMKSCKFCALELRRSSMPAHERYCGARTEQCADCGEWVMHKYRQLHLDSNHGFVRLDDDPLPTKKDDKTTNVPKSLNLPKPSNSSDAIKTAKIVQPLNGLSKNVNIIRPVTEIRRLPPSINHNSESVLKTFKSQSNGQSSAGPSSSNECRSNNSAVTNIMRPQSSGPIPLSDRTNLSSSNISSTLSDVANGSSSPQNGAIPRIKRTNDQPQVNTAVAAQDKVRKNLWAPRGAVKKRPAPKPPTAEPPKTEPPADPKRQLPLESAVQRQRAEERQRQEQTAYNLSVGLPPVLSPLAKLEKLRKMDALQNPVDNDQDYKNCLQGRVWLSSEITPAGHVLGTSSNYRTKIATELEASRRKNGSKSQSPENVQGAAVRRNDLKDLKPMTPEEFIDRFNELQLRKPGEEMLRADRFSQIKSSLRELRRGLNEVTAPYNLNAHNETYQSAASRPPGGALAGVVASGRESPVRLPCEFCGAPVPVDDLVQHQTGCRPDLAQFRAPAEPAVYIPCEFCTRPQPVYLLSEHQERCGRDANELFQD, encoded by the exons ATGGACGAAGGGGAATCAAAAACTTGCGAGAACTG caaaaGGGAGATCCCAGCAGTTAATTTCACTACACACACAGTATTCTGTGCTCGTAACATCCGAGTTTGTCCAGTCTGCAAGGAGCCAGTTCCACAGGCAGAGTTACATGATCATCATGAGAAATTCCACAAGCTgt TGCCATGTAAGGAATGTGGTGAAAGTGTGTGTGGAACAGATCTTGAGGATCACATCAGGGATTCCTGTGCACACACTATGAAGTCTTGCAA GTTCTGCGCACTGGAATTGCGTCGTAGCTCGATGCCGGCGCACGAGCGGTACTGCGGCGCGCGCACAGAGCAATGCGCTGACTGCGGCGAGTGGGTCATGCACAAGTACCGACAGCTGCATCTAGACTCAAACCATGGATTCGTACGTCTCGACGACG aTCCGTTGCCAACTAAGAAGGATGACAAAACGACGAATGTGCCAAAATCATTAAACTTGCCAAAACCAAGCAACTCATCTGACGCAATCAAAACCGCCAAAATAGTTCAGCCCCTCAACGGTCTCTCAAAGAATGTCAACATTATTAGGCCTGTCACAGAAATTAGACGCTTACCACCATCAATCAATCATAATTCAGAAAgcgtattaaaaacatttaaatctcAAAGCAATGGACAAAGTTCAGCTGGTCCTTCAAGCTCTAATGAATGTCGTTCAAATAATTCCGCAGTGACTAATATAATGAGACCTCAATCTAGTGGTCCGATTCCATTATCTGATAGAACAAATTTGTCTTCAAGTAATATTTCTTCGACTTTAAGTGATGTTGCAAATGGCTCAAGCTCACCTCAGAACGGAGCGATTCCAAGAATCAAAAGGACCAACGATCAACCACAAGTGAACACGGCAGTGGCGGCACAGGATAAAGTTAGGAAGAATTtatg GGCTCCTCGCGGAGCAGTGAAGAAGCGTCCTGCCCCGAAGCCCCCGACAGCAGAGCCTCCGAAGACAGAACCGCCCGCGGACCCCAAACGACAGCTTCCGCTTGAAAGCGCTGTGCAGCGGCAGCGGGCGGAGGAACGTCAGAGACAGGAGCAAACAGCTTATAATCTGTCAGTAG GTTTACCTCCCGTCCTTAGTCCATTGGCAAAACTCGAGAAACTAAGAAAGATGGACGCTCTCCAGAACCCAGTGGACAACGACCAAGATTACAAAAACTGTCTCCAAGGCAGAGTGTGGCTGAGCTCAGAGATTACACCGGCTGGTCACGTATTAGGAACTTCATCTAACTACAGAACGAAAATAGCTACAGAACTAGAAGCTTCAAGAAGAAAAAATGGTTCTAAGTCTCAATCGCCAGAGAATGTACAAGGAGCAGCAGTCAGGCGGAATGATCTGAAGGATTTGAAGCCAATGACTCCCGAGGAGTTCATAGATAGGTTCAATGAGCTCCAGCTTAGGAAGCCGGGTGAGGAGATGCTACGGGCGGATAGGTTCAGTCAGATTAAGTCCTCGTTGAGGGAGCTGCGGAGAGGCTTGAATGAG GTTACCGCTCCGTATAATTTGAATGCACATAACGAAACGTATCAAAG TGCCGCTAGCCGTCCCCCCGGCGGCGCGCTGGCGGGCGTGGTCGCCAGCGGTCGCGAGTCGCCGGTGCGGCTGCCGTGCGAGTTCTGCGGCGCGCCCGTGCCCGTCGACGACCTCGTGCAGCACCAG ACCGGCTGCCGGCCCGATTTGGCGCAATTCCGCGCCCCGGCGGAGCCCGCTGTGTACATCCCGTGTGAGTTCTGCACCCGGCCGCAGCCCGTCTACTTGCTCAGCGAGCACCAG gagCGATGTGGCAGAGACGCAAATGAGCTGTTCCAAGACTGA